In Pseudovibrio brasiliensis, the following are encoded in one genomic region:
- the groL gene encoding chaperonin GroEL (60 kDa chaperone family; promotes refolding of misfolded polypeptides especially under stressful conditions; forms two stacked rings of heptamers to form a barrel-shaped 14mer; ends can be capped by GroES; misfolded proteins enter the barrel where they are refolded when GroES binds), whose protein sequence is MAAKEVKFGSDAREKMLKGVDILANAVKVTLGPKGRNVVLDKAFGAPRITKDGVSVAKEIELEDKFENMGAQMVREVASKTNDIAGDGTTTATVLAQAIVKEGAKFVAAGMNPMDLKRGVDMATAAAVADLTARSKTISSSDEVAQVGTISANGDTQIGADIAEAMQRVGNEGVITVEEAKSLETELEVVEGMQFDRGYLSPYFVTNAEKMIADLEKPLILLHEKKLSNLQPMLPILESAVQSSRPLLIIAEDVEGEALATLVVNKLRGGLKIAAVKAPGFGDRRKAMLEDIAILTGGTVISEDLGIKLENVTIDMLGTADKVNISKENTTIVDGAGEKADIEARVAQIKAQIEETSSDYDREKLQERLAKLAGGVAVIRVGGATEVEVKEKKDRIDDALNATRAAVEEGIVPGGGTALLRAKAAVEKVSSENVDIEAGIKIVLRALEAPLRQIAENSGVEGSIVVGKIQDNIADETFGFNAQSEEYVNMIEAGIIDPTKVVRTALQDAASVSGLLITTEAMVAELPKKDAGPAMPPMDGGMGGMGGMGF, encoded by the coding sequence ATGGCTGCAAAAGAAGTCAAGTTCGGTTCTGACGCTCGTGAGAAGATGCTTAAAGGCGTCGACATTCTTGCAAACGCTGTAAAAGTTACCCTCGGCCCTAAAGGTCGTAACGTTGTTCTGGATAAAGCATTCGGCGCACCACGCATCACCAAAGACGGTGTTTCTGTTGCGAAGGAAATCGAACTTGAAGATAAGTTCGAAAACATGGGCGCACAGATGGTGCGTGAAGTTGCTTCCAAAACCAACGACATTGCTGGTGACGGTACAACCACTGCGACTGTTCTGGCCCAGGCTATCGTTAAAGAAGGTGCTAAGTTCGTTGCTGCTGGCATGAACCCAATGGACCTGAAGCGCGGCGTTGACATGGCAACTGCTGCTGCTGTTGCAGACCTGACTGCACGTTCCAAGACCATCTCTTCTTCTGACGAAGTTGCACAGGTTGGCACCATCTCCGCTAACGGCGACACCCAGATTGGTGCAGACATTGCTGAAGCAATGCAGCGCGTTGGCAACGAAGGTGTTATCACCGTTGAAGAAGCTAAGTCCCTTGAGACTGAGCTTGAAGTTGTTGAAGGTATGCAGTTCGACCGCGGTTACCTTTCTCCATACTTCGTCACCAACGCTGAAAAGATGATTGCTGACCTGGAAAAGCCACTCATTCTCCTGCACGAGAAGAAGCTTTCCAACCTGCAGCCAATGCTTCCAATCCTGGAAAGCGCTGTTCAGTCTTCCCGTCCACTGCTGATCATTGCAGAAGACGTTGAAGGTGAAGCACTTGCAACTCTCGTGGTGAACAAGCTGCGCGGTGGCCTGAAAATCGCTGCTGTTAAAGCTCCTGGCTTCGGTGACCGTCGTAAGGCAATGCTCGAAGACATCGCTATCCTGACTGGTGGTACCGTGATCTCTGAAGATCTGGGCATCAAGCTGGAAAACGTAACCATCGACATGCTCGGCACTGCAGACAAGGTGAACATCTCCAAAGAGAACACCACCATTGTTGACGGCGCTGGCGAAAAAGCTGACATCGAAGCACGCGTTGCTCAGATCAAAGCTCAGATCGAAGAAACCTCTTCCGACTACGACCGTGAAAAGCTGCAGGAACGTCTTGCTAAGCTTGCTGGCGGTGTTGCAGTTATCCGCGTTGGCGGTGCAACCGAAGTAGAAGTTAAAGAAAAAAAAGACCGCATCGACGACGCTCTGAACGCGACCCGCGCTGCTGTTGAAGAAGGTATCGTACCAGGTGGTGGTACTGCTCTGCTGCGCGCTAAAGCTGCTGTTGAGAAAGTATCTTCCGAGAACGTTGACATTGAAGCTGGTATCAAGATCGTTCTGCGCGCTCTTGAAGCTCCACTGCGCCAGATCGCTGAAAACTCCGGCGTTGAAGGTTCCATCGTTGTTGGCAAGATCCAGGACAACATTGCTGATGAGACCTTCGGTTTCAACGCTCAGTCTGAAGAATACGTCAACATGATCGAAGCTGGTATCATCGACCCAACTAAGGTTGTTCGTACAGCTCTTCAGGACGCAGCATCCGTTTCCGGCCTGCTGATCACCACTGAAGCAATGGTTGCTGAACTTCCTAAGAAAGATGCTGGCCCAGCAATGCCTCCAATGGACGGCGGCATGGGCGGCATGGGTGGCATGGGCTTCTAA
- the groES gene encoding co-chaperone GroES, with protein MKFRPLHDRVVVRRIESEEKTAGGIIIPDTAKEKPQEGEVVAVGPGARKDNGELIAIDLKAGDRVLFGKWSGTEVKIDGEDLLIMKESDIMGVLA; from the coding sequence ATGAAGTTTCGTCCGCTACACGACCGTGTTGTCGTTCGCCGTATCGAGTCTGAAGAAAAGACTGCTGGTGGCATCATCATCCCTGACACTGCAAAAGAAAAGCCACAGGAAGGCGAAGTAGTTGCAGTAGGTCCTGGCGCACGCAAGGACAACGGTGAGCTGATCGCTATCGACCTTAAAGCTGGCGACCGCGTTCTGTTCGGCAAATGGTCCGGTACTGAAGTTAAGATCGACGGTGAAGACCTGCTGATCATGAAGGAATCCGACATCATGGGCGTTCTGGCTTAA
- a CDS encoding sigma-54-dependent transcriptional regulator produces the protein MDTNRTEARKTSSALSKYVTSGQPAHILSSKEHAVAFLRHTPINIVIVDLECIGGEAELSEIVAAAPRAVLIAVSAKGSVSRAMNAMRNGAHDFLTKPYTSEMLLEKLEAHLGVFKSAAPSPSMARPAGSDVVVSGEASATSSQFEGFVGSSNRMQSVYAQIKRMATSSAPAFITGESGTGKELCAQALHARSARKAGPFVAINCGAIPANLMESEIFGHARGAFTGADEARAGAAELADGGTLFLDEIGEMELCLQSKLLRFLQTGSIQRVGEHKTRSLDLRVICATNRDPKTEIAAGRFREDLFYRLHVLPIRLPALRERREDIPSLALTFLKKYSEEENRRFQRFSTYAEALLLQHNWPGNVRELENVIRQLVVMNDGDEVTELMLSPLLREQTVPVLSEIAFGTAEPAPSMGRSIEPLWFQEKQIIETTLETFDGNIALAAAALEISPSTIYRKKQSWAERANA, from the coding sequence GTGGACACCAATCGCACAGAGGCTCGCAAAACCAGCAGCGCTTTGTCGAAGTACGTGACCAGCGGACAACCTGCGCATATTCTTTCCAGTAAAGAGCATGCAGTCGCTTTTCTGCGGCATACCCCAATCAATATCGTCATTGTCGACCTTGAATGCATTGGCGGAGAAGCTGAACTTTCAGAGATCGTTGCTGCTGCTCCACGCGCAGTTTTGATCGCTGTGAGCGCCAAAGGTTCTGTGAGCCGTGCCATGAATGCTATGCGCAACGGCGCGCATGACTTTTTGACCAAGCCTTATACCAGTGAAATGCTTCTGGAGAAGCTTGAGGCGCACCTCGGTGTCTTCAAATCCGCAGCGCCTTCGCCTTCCATGGCAAGACCTGCTGGCTCTGATGTAGTTGTCTCTGGTGAAGCATCGGCAACCTCCTCTCAGTTTGAAGGATTTGTTGGCTCTTCCAACCGTATGCAGAGCGTTTATGCGCAGATCAAACGGATGGCGACATCCAGTGCACCCGCGTTCATTACCGGGGAATCAGGTACAGGCAAGGAACTGTGTGCACAGGCGCTTCACGCCAGATCTGCGCGGAAAGCTGGGCCTTTTGTCGCAATCAACTGTGGAGCGATTCCGGCCAATCTGATGGAGTCTGAAATCTTCGGTCACGCACGTGGTGCCTTTACCGGAGCGGATGAGGCCAGAGCCGGTGCAGCAGAGCTTGCTGATGGTGGAACGCTGTTTCTGGATGAGATCGGTGAGATGGAACTTTGCCTGCAGAGCAAGCTGCTGCGCTTCCTGCAAACCGGCTCCATTCAGCGCGTTGGCGAGCATAAGACCCGTTCACTGGACTTGCGTGTGATCTGCGCGACGAACAGAGATCCAAAGACTGAAATTGCAGCGGGTCGTTTCCGTGAAGATCTGTTTTATCGCCTTCATGTATTGCCGATCCGTTTGCCAGCTCTTCGTGAGCGCCGGGAGGATATTCCGTCCCTCGCCCTCACCTTCCTGAAGAAGTATTCAGAAGAGGAAAACCGCAGATTTCAGCGCTTTTCAACTTATGCCGAGGCACTTCTGCTTCAACATAACTGGCCGGGCAATGTACGCGAGCTAGAGAATGTCATTCGCCAGCTTGTGGTGATGAATGACGGTGATGAGGTCACCGAGCTCATGCTTTCTCCGTTGCTGCGTGAGCAGACGGTGCCAGTGCTCTCTGAGATTGCTTTTGGCACTGCTGAACCTGCTCCAAGCATGGGTCGTTCCATCGAGCCGCTCTGGTTCCAGGAGAAGCAGATTATTGAGACGACGCTGGAGACGTTTGACGGCAATATAGCACTTGCGGCGGCAGCGCTGGAAATCAGCCCTTCTACCATTTATCGCAAGAAGCAGTCCTGGGCTGAGCGCGCCAACGCGTGA